In Juglans regia cultivar Chandler chromosome 13, Walnut 2.0, whole genome shotgun sequence, the following proteins share a genomic window:
- the LOC109019212 gene encoding protein SOB FIVE-LIKE 6-like isoform X1 produces MNVFDSECSSGCESGWTLYLEHSFLSPNVSSRDTGILDRNNRFCDEYKDKRAKEEAKEEEEEDLSMVSDASSGPPHLFEDEGYVNDDSGCFYPASRAATLAKNVGKRQKIKQHRHREDHELNDFLDDTASSPVINFSWNNFTLDNNQPSMESVLGFSQGFSETRFERTPAFQDHFGFSKSTLPANQLQNNQWLEGKRLGLG; encoded by the exons ATGAATGTGTTTGATTCAGAATGCAGCAGTGGGTGCGAGTCTGGTTGGACtttatacttggaacactcttttctttctccaaatgTTTCAAGTAGAGATACTGGGATTCTAGATAGAAACAATCGTTTCTGTGatgaatataaagataaaagagCTAAAGAAGAggctaaagaagaagaagaagaggaccTGTCTATGGTTTCTGATGCATCTTCTGGGCCTCCACATCTCTTTGAAGATGAAGGTTACGTCAATGATGATAGTGGGTGCTTTTACCCTGCGTCCAGAGCCGCCACATTGGCGAAGAATGTGGGGAAAAGgcagaaaataaaacaacaccGACACCGTGAAGATCACGAACTGAATGATTTTCTCGATGACACTGCTAGCTCTCCTGTTATCAATTTCTCCTGG AACAACTTCACTCTTGACAATAATCAACCTTCAATGGAGAGTGTCTTGGGTTTTTCCCAAGGTTTCTCAGAAACTCGTTTTGAG CGTACACCTGCATTCCAAGACCACTTTGGTTTTTCAAAGTCCACCCTGCCTGCAAACCAGCTTCAGAACAACCA GTGGCTTGAAGGGAAGAGGTTAGGATTGGGATGA
- the LOC109019212 gene encoding protein SOB FIVE-LIKE 6-like isoform X2: MNVFDSECSSGCESGWTLYLEHSFLSPNVSSRDTGILDRNNRFCDEYKDKRAKEEAKEEEEEDLSMVSDASSGPPHLFEDEGYVNDDSGCFYPASRAATLAKNVGKRQKIKQHRHREDHELNDFLDDTASSPVINFSWNNFTLDNNQPSMESVLGFSQGFSETRFEVA; the protein is encoded by the exons ATGAATGTGTTTGATTCAGAATGCAGCAGTGGGTGCGAGTCTGGTTGGACtttatacttggaacactcttttctttctccaaatgTTTCAAGTAGAGATACTGGGATTCTAGATAGAAACAATCGTTTCTGTGatgaatataaagataaaagagCTAAAGAAGAggctaaagaagaagaagaagaggaccTGTCTATGGTTTCTGATGCATCTTCTGGGCCTCCACATCTCTTTGAAGATGAAGGTTACGTCAATGATGATAGTGGGTGCTTTTACCCTGCGTCCAGAGCCGCCACATTGGCGAAGAATGTGGGGAAAAGgcagaaaataaaacaacaccGACACCGTGAAGATCACGAACTGAATGATTTTCTCGATGACACTGCTAGCTCTCCTGTTATCAATTTCTCCTGG AACAACTTCACTCTTGACAATAATCAACCTTCAATGGAGAGTGTCTTGGGTTTTTCCCAAGGTTTCTCAGAAACTCGTTTTGAG GTGGCTTGA
- the LOC109019213 gene encoding uncharacterized protein LOC109019213 — protein sequence MSSIGQSILMALTVTVNRFASSNVQAVHRRERKTPSSTTTTTTSDIGRRCLLLSTLVAAPQVADSRTDLLKQYLKKSEENKSKNDKERLDSYYKRNYKDYFEFVEGASKGNQEQLSEAEKGIIDWLQRNK from the exons ATGAGTTCAATAGGCCAAAGTATATTGATGGCACTGACTGTCACTGTGAACAGGTTTGCTTCATCTAACGTGCAGGCTGTCCATAGAAGAGAGCGAAAAACACCATCTTcaacaaccaccaccaccacgtCAGACATTGGAAGGCGATGCCTCCTCTTATCCACTCTGGTTGCTGCTCCCCAAGTCGCTGACTCCAGGACTGACCTTCTTAAAC AGTATCTGAAGAAGTCAGAGGAAAACAAGTCCAAAAATGACAAGGAG AGACTGGATAGTTACTACAAGCGCAATTACAAGGactactttgagtttgtggAAGGAGCTTCAAAGGGGAACCAAGAGCAGCTTTCAGAGGCAGAGAAGGGTATTATTGATTGGcttcaaagaaacaaatga
- the LOC109019211 gene encoding magnesium transporter MRS2-3-like — MSRCDLSDDIGQSEDSPEQVLTASTWLRKKGTGIRAWMVVDTMGKAHVVEAGKHAIMRRTGLPARDLRILDPILSYPSTILGRERAIVINLEHVKAIITAHEVLLLNLRDPSVTPFIEELQRCLLSHHHASKHQEGNGDGSNGKNLYELDIPHESRVSENRDESSKVEGKRDIENQDGSAVLPFEFVALEACLEAACSCLETEARTLDQEANSALDKLTSTISTLNLDRVRHIKSRLVAITGRVQKVRDELENLLDDEEDMAEMYLTEKLVHQNLEDSSDSSMNEIDEMVDEASQSDMHDRMMPPEISLQTGGCSNVYKGGHNPDNPGGNRTSTSHSGGNKNLDVKELEMVLESYFVQIDGTLNKLTTLREYVDDTEDYINIMLDDKQNHLLQMGVMLSTATLVLSSFVVVAGIMGMNIRIELFEDQVLGPKKFMWTIGGSTAGSIFLYVFAIALYKRKRLLEW, encoded by the exons atgagcCGTTGTGATCTTTCCGACGACATTGGGCAATCAGAAGACAGCCCAGAGCAGGTACTGACCGCCTCCACGTGGCTAAGAAAAAAGGGAACCGGGATTCGGGCCTGGATGGTGGTGGATACAATGGGCAAGGCGCATGTGGTGGAAGCCGGGAAGCATGCCATCATGCGCCGCACGGGTCTCCCCGCCCGAGACCTCCGGATCCTCGACCCAATTCTCTCCTACCCATCAACCATTCTAGGTCGTGAGAGGGCGATCGTGATCAATCTGGAGCATGTAAAAGCCATAATTACGGCTCATGAGGTTCTTTTGCTGAATTTGCGAGACCCATCTGTAACTCCCTTTATCGAGGAGCTCCAGAGGTGTCTTCTGAGTCACCACCACGCATCTAAACATCAG GAGGGCAATGGTGATGGTTCAAACGGGAAGAATTTGTATGAACTAGATATACCGCATGAGTCAAGGGTGTCTGAGAATCGAGATGAGTCGAGTAAGGTGGAGGGGAAGCGTGACATTGAGAATCAAGATGGATCAGCAGTTCTTCCATTTGAGTTTGTTGCATTGGAGGCATGCCTCGAGGCTGCTTGCAGTTGCTTAGAAACCGAA GCAAGGACGTTGGATCAGGAGGCTAATTCTGCGTTAGATAAGCTGACTTCAACGATTAGTACTCTCAATTTGGACCGTGTTCGCCATATTAAAAGCCGCTTGGTTGCTATAACCGGACGTGTTCAAAAG GTAAGGGATGAATTAGAAAACTTGctagatgatgaagaagatatgGCTGAAATGTATTTGACAGAAAAGTTGGTTCATCAAAACCTAGAAGATTCTTCTGATTCCTCAATGAATGAGATAGATGAAATGGTTGATGAAGCCTCTCAATCAGATATGCATGATAG GATGATGCCTCCCGAAATATCTTTGCAAACTGGTGGGTGTTCCAATGTTTACAAAGGTGGACATAACCCTGACAACCCTGGTGGGAACCGCACTAGCACTAGTCACAGTGGTGGGAACAAGAACCTTGATGTAAAGGAGCTTGAAATGGTCTTGGAGTCATATTTTGTGCAAATTGACGGTACACTAAACAAATTAACCACG CTGAGGGAGTACGTAGACGACACAGAGGACTACATCAACATAATGCTGGACGACAAACAGAACCATCTCCTGCAAATGGGGGTCATGTTATCAACAGCAACTCTTGTGCTGAGTTCCTTTGTTGTTGTGGCTGGCATTATGGGAATGAACATCAGAATAGAGTTGTTCGAGGATCAGGTATTAGGGCCAAAAAAGTTCATGTGGACTATTGGGGGAAGCACTGCTGGAAGCATATTCTTATATGTCTTTGCTATTGCCTTGTATAAACGCAAGAGATTGCTAGAATGGTGA
- the LOC108983117 gene encoding serine carboxypeptidase-like 18: MWLSVVVLVQGLLLISNSVESQSIIDTLPGFPGKLPFKLETGYIGVGELDEVQLFYYFIESERNPKDDPLVLWLTGGPGCSGLSGLLYEIGPFTFDYANSSGNKPTLELNPYSWKKVANIIFLDASVGTGFSYATTWEAYNINDTSSTAQTYEFLRKWLMAHSTFLVNPLYIAGDSYSGKTVPIIVQEVSNGNEIGHWPPLNLKGFVIGNPLTHEIWDTNARLKFAHRTALISDRLYQSTKRNCQGSYINPDPNNTQCVEDLREVNECIANIYIAQILEPNCAYSQPPKPNKLWSLSPHLDDDNFIDILHSTPDQVLEPWCRCYNYVYSLIWANDKSVQKALHIREGTITDWERCNNTLTYTHNIITSIDYHRNLTKKDLRALVYSGDHDMSIPYVGTLEWIELLDLSVKDDWRPWFVDGQIAGYVTIYTEEKYSLTFTTIKGAGHTAPEYKPKECLAMIDRWFAYYFL, encoded by the exons ATGTGGTTGTCTGTAGTAGTACTTGTTCAGGGATTGCTCCTGATCTCCAACTCGGTTGAGTCGCAGTCCATCATCGACACTCTTCCAGGTTTCCCTGGCAAACTTCCCTTCAAACTCGAAACTGG GTACATTGGCGTTGGAGAGTTAGACGAGGTGCAACTGTTTTATTACTTCATCGAGTCTGAAAGGAATCCCAAGGATGACCCTCTTGTGCTTTGGCTCACCGGTGGTCCTGGTTGTTCCGGTCTCTCGGGCCTTTTATATGAAATTG GTCCTTTTACTTTCGACTATGCAAACTCTAGTGGGAACAAACCAACGTTGGAATTGAACCCGTACTCGTGGAAAAAAG TTGcgaacataatatttttggatgCATCGGTCGGTACTGGATTCTCATATGCAACAACTTGGGAAGCATACAACATCAACGATACATCGTCAACAGCACAAACCTATGAATTTTTAAGAAAG TGGCTCATGGCTCATTCCACGTTTCTTGTAAATCCGCTCTATATTGCCGGCGATTCTTATTCTGGAAAAACCGTCCCGATCATCGTTCAAGAAGTTTCAAAtg GTAACGAGATTGGACATTGGCCACCATTGAATCTCAAA GGTTTTGTGATTGGTAACCCACTAACACATGAGATTTGGGACACTAATGCAAGACTAAAATTCGCTCATCGAACAGCACTTATATCCGATAGACTTTATCAG TCAACTAAGAGAAACTGCCAAGGAAGCTATATAAATCCGGATCCAAACAATACACAATGTGTAGAAGATCTTCGAGAGGTCAATGAG TGCAtagccaatatatatattgcccAAATCTTGGAACCAAATTGCGCTTATTCGCAGCCTCCAAAGCCGAATAAACTCTGGAGTTTGAGCCCTCATCTCGATGATGATAATTTCATAGATATACTCCATTCAACACCAGATCAAGTTCTTGAACCATGGTGTcgg TGCTATAACTATGTGTACTCCCTCATTTGGGCGAATGATAAATCAGTGCAAAAGGCTCTCCACATTCGAGAG GGAACCATAACAGACTGGGAGAGATGCAATAATACCCTAACATATACACACAATATCATAACAAGTATTGATTACCACCGAAACCTCACCAAGAAAGATCTTCGAGCTCTGGTTTACag CGGTGATCATGACATGTCAATTCCATATGTGGGCACATTAGAATGGATTGAATTACTGGACTTGTCTGTAAAGGATGACTGGAGACCTTGGTTTGTTGATGGCCAAATTGCAGG ATACGTCACGATCTATACAGAGGAAAAGTACAGTTTGACATTCACAACTATAAAG GGCGCGGGTCACACAGCACCGGAGTACAAGCCTAAGGAATGCCTTGCCATGATCGATAGATGGTTTGCTTATTACTTTTTATAG